The Pectobacterium sp. A5351 genome contains the following window.
CGGGAGCACGGCCTGCCAGTGTCTGAAAATCTGCTGAAGCGAGACGTTATCGCCAGCGGCCCGAATCAAAAATGGGCAGGAAGATATCACTGACTTACGTACAGATGAAGGCTGGCTGTATCTGGCGGTGGTCATTGATCTGTGGTCGCGTGCCGTTGTCGGCTGGTCGATGTCATCGAGAATGACGGCTGAGCTGGCCTGTCATGCCCTGCACATGGCACTGTGGCGACGAAAACGGCCTCAAAACGTGATTGTTCACACCGAACGCGGCGGCCAGTACTGTTCAGCAGATTATCACGCCATGCTGAAAAGCCATAATCTGCGAGGGAGTATGAGCGCGAAGGGATGTTGTTACGACAATGCCTGTGCGGAAAGCTTTTTCCACTCACTGAAAGTGGAATGTATCCATGGAGAGTCCTTTGGCAGCCGTGAAATAATGCGAGCGGCGGTGTTTAATTATATCGAGTGCGATGACAATCGCTGGCGTCGCCACAGTGCATGCGGCGGTCTCAGCCCGGAACAGTTTGAAAACCAGAACCTCGCTTAGGGCTGTGTCCACATTACGTGGGTAGGATCAAATTGCCACAGGTTTGTGTTTTGTTCATTTGCCTGTTTCCGTTGTTGGAGTGAACATATCAAAAACAGGCAATGACACAATGTAAATTACAGCATCTGATTAAAATGAATCAATCACACTGCACTTTGATCGCCAGACCGCCTCGTGAGGTCTCTCGATATTTGGCGTTCATGTCTTTACCCGTTTCGTACATGGTTTCAATCACCTTATCCAGCGAGACGCGGGGTTCACTGGTGCGGCGGGTTGCCATGCGAGCGGCGTTAATCGCCTTGACGGAAGCTATGGCATTACGTTCGATGCACGGAACCTGCACCTGACCCGCAACCGGATCGCAGGTTAAGCCCAGATTGTGTTCCATCCCGATCTCAGCGGCAACGCAAACCTGTTCCGGGCTGGCACCCATCAGTTCCGCCAAACCAGCGGCAGCCATCGAACAGGCCACACCCACTTCACCCTGACAGCCTACTTCGGCACCGGAGATGGACGCATTCATTTTATACAGAATGCCAACTGCGCCTGCCGCGAGGAAATAGCGGATATAAATGGTCGGGCTAACGGGTTCGATAAAGTGGTCGTAATAAGCGAGAACGGCAGGGACAATGCCGCACGCGCCGTTGGTTGGCGCGGTCACTACTCGGCCACCTGCGGCGTTTTCTTCATTCACCGCCAGCGCGAACATATTAACCCAGTCCACCACGTTCATCGGGTCGTTGGACAGCTTATCGGAAGACACCAGCATACGACGCAGCGCAGAGGCACGACGTGGTACGCGCAGCGGGCCCGGCAAAACGCCTTCGGTGTTCATGCCGCGATCGATACAGGCACGCATCGTCTGCCAGATATCGGCAAAGTAGGCGTCAATGTCCTGACGACTGTGCAGCGCCAGCTCGTTACGCATCACCATTCCGGAAAGCGACAGGCCACTTTGTTTACAGTGCTCCAGCATCTCTTTGGCAGAATGAAATGTGTAAGGAACGGCAACATCCGTGGCGCTGTCTTTGCCAAAATTTTCTGCATCAACGATAAAGCCACCGCCGATGGAGTAATAGGTTTTGCTATAAATTTCTTTATTGCCGGCAAAGGCGGTGATGGTCATGCCGTTTTCGTGCAATGGCAGATTTTCACTGCGGAAAACCATGCCGCCTTCGCGTGGGAAATCGACGTCATGCTGCCCATTAGCCAGCAGCAGGCGCTCGCGTTGCTCAACATCGCGGATAAAGCCAGGGATGGCATCAATATCAACCGTATCCGGCATGTTGCCCGCCAGACCCGTAATGATGGCGATATCCGTATGGTGGCCTTTACCCGTTAGCGACAGCGAACCGTACACATCGACGGCAATGCGCGTCGTCGCGGTCAGTAAATTCTGATTGATCAATTCATCGACAAATTGCTTACCGGCTTTCATCGGTCCAACCGTATGAGAGCTAGAGGGGCCAATACCGATCTTAAACATGTCGAAAACGCTTATCACGCGAAACTCCTCAAAGACTCAGGGTTGTCTCCATCCTTTATTTTCCGATCGTCTGCATCCGCTTCCTTCACCACAATCAGCTATTTATACAGCTAATTATCTGGTGTTTTCGGTTCTGGCGAGACATGACCTGAATTTTAGTGGATATCTACCCAAAGATTAGAATAAAACTCGTTAAATCGCGCTATTGTAGTGTGGAATATGTCGTGTGGCTTTCTTTTTCGCATGAAATAAACTTATGGCATTGCACAATTTAACTTATCTCAAATAGGCGATAAGCCATTGTAAAATATATCTACGAGTGTTTTGTGAACAAAAAATCCACTTTCAAATTAGGGATATTTAGTGAAGGAAAAGAAGTCGAGAACCCAAAGCCGCTGAATGCGGCCTTAAGTTTAGGGCCTGTCGGAAATCTGTAAGGCGAGCTGGTGGATGATGGCAGCCGTCAGCCCCCAGACAAACTGTTGCTGATACCAGGAGAGGTAAACCCGATGGCGCTGCTGTTTGCGCTCGATATCCAGCGGATAATAGCGCGTTAGCGCGAAAGCCTCGCCCAGCGGCATTTCAAACAGCTCGGCGACTTCGTCTTCATTGGGATGGAAGCGGGTCTGTGCCGCGATGAGTCCGACAACGGGCGTGACCTGAAAACCGCTCACGCTGTCTAACGGCGGTAATACACCCAATACCTGAACGTTT
Protein-coding sequences here:
- the sdaA gene encoding L-serine ammonia-lyase; translation: MISVFDMFKIGIGPSSSHTVGPMKAGKQFVDELINQNLLTATTRIAVDVYGSLSLTGKGHHTDIAIITGLAGNMPDTVDIDAIPGFIRDVEQRERLLLANGQHDVDFPREGGMVFRSENLPLHENGMTITAFAGNKEIYSKTYYSIGGGFIVDAENFGKDSATDVAVPYTFHSAKEMLEHCKQSGLSLSGMVMRNELALHSRQDIDAYFADIWQTMRACIDRGMNTEGVLPGPLRVPRRASALRRMLVSSDKLSNDPMNVVDWVNMFALAVNEENAAGGRVVTAPTNGACGIVPAVLAYYDHFIEPVSPTIYIRYFLAAGAVGILYKMNASISGAEVGCQGEVGVACSMAAAGLAELMGASPEQVCVAAEIGMEHNLGLTCDPVAGQVQVPCIERNAIASVKAINAARMATRRTSEPRVSLDKVIETMYETGKDMNAKYRETSRGGLAIKVQCD
- a CDS encoding CoA pyrophosphatase codes for the protein MSEIALPPTAFALNDFITRFQLQLPPSLRPVHQQRQAAVLVPIICHPTPTLLLTRRSADLRKHAGQVAFPGGAADREDRSLIETALREAQEEVAIPPENVQVLGVLPPLDSVSGFQVTPVVGLIAAQTRFHPNEDEVAELFEMPLGEAFALTRYYPLDIERKQQRHRVYLSWYQQQFVWGLTAAIIHQLALQISDRP